GCCACCCGCATGATGCTCGATTTGGGAATGCCAAAGTCAATTCACGCAGCAGGCGGGTTGTATCAACTCGACGGGAAAATCACCACGCCGGATACGCTCTGTGTCCACTTTGAATTTGATGAATGCCCGGTTGTCTGGCGGCACCGTCTCTGGGGCGCGGCGGAGTACACCCCCGAAACCAACATCGGCGTAACGCTGTTCTGCGAAAACGAAACCATTTTTGTGGATGATAAGAAAGTCGTGATTGTCCCCAACCAACGCAACGCCGAGCGCCAAACCATCACGCCGGAGCAGGGCAGTTCGGGCGTCGCCCACATGGCGGAATTTCTCACAAGCCTTAAGGCGAACAAGCCTGCGCCGTGCTCGCCGGAAGTGGCTTATCAATCAACCGGGACGGTGCAACTCGGTATGATTGCCTATGAAACCAACAACCGCGTTGATTGGGACGCAAAATCAGAAAACATCACCAATCGCGAAGCCGCCCAGGCGCTGCTCAAACGCGAATACCGCGCACCGTATAAACATCCGTATACGGGGTGAGAATCGTATGCTCGTGACCCCGGGCTTGGGTACGTCTCTCTTCGCTTCAGTGCGGTCTTAATGACTTCCTTGCACAGGCGCTCACAGAGCCGCCCCCAAGCCCGAAGCGTTTGTCGGGTGGATGAATGAAGTGGGGAGGGCGAACCTCCTGGTGAGCCGCGTGTAAGCGAGAACATTTCTTTTGATCGCGGCTCGGCAGGGGCTGGGGTGAGGGGCGGCCTCGCCGCCTTTTATTTTGCAACTAATTTTGTTTCAAATCTTCACCTGCATTAAGAATAAATCGCGGAACCGTTCCGTCGCGCTGGAATTGCATCATTTTAAAACCCTCATCCTCACCTTCTCCCAAAGGGAGAAGGGACTACGTTTTCGCTCATTCATGAAAGTATCGTTTCGCTATGCGGTAGCAAGTAGGGTGGCGTTGAGCGAAGCGAAACCCACCAATAAGAACCTAACAATTTCCGATGGTGGGATTCACTTTTTAAACAGAACAATCACTGGGAATGCGATTCATGCCATGCTCATATTTTTTCTTATAAAACCCTCATCCTCACCTTCTCCCAGAGGGAGAAGGGATTACGTTTTCGCACTGTCTAAGCGATGCCCTAAATCGTCATAAAGAAATAGCGGAAGACGAAGATCACAGACAAAATCGCCATCAGTGGATGAATGTCTTTGAATTTTCCCGTCACGGATTTCAGCAACGTATAACTGATAAAGCCGAATGCGATTCCCTCTGTAATCGAAAAACTAAACGCGATCATCACGATGGTGAGAAACGCGGGCATCGCTTCGGTGATATCGTCCCAGGGGACCATCTTCACTGAGCGCATCATCAGAAAGCCGACGATAATCAGTGCGGGCGCAATGGCGGGATACACGGTCGCGCCGGTGGTGGATTCAACCCCGCTGCCCAGCATCTTCACTAGCGGCGAGAAAAACAGCGCAGCGATAAACAGCGCCGCCGTCACTACGCTGGCGAGTCCGGTGCGCGCGCCGGAACTGATGCCGGCGGATGATTCGACGTAACTGGTGACGGTCGATGTTCCCAACATGGCGCCGATGGTGGTGCCTGCTGCGTCGGCGAATAACGCTTGATTGGCGCGGGGCAGTTCGCCGTCTTTCATAAATCCGCCCAGTTCAGCAACGCCGACCAGCGTACCAATGGTGTCGAATAAATCCACAATAAAGAAGACGAAAATAATGCTGAGAAAGCCCAAATTAAGCGCCGCCATGACGTCCATTTGCATGAGCGTCGGCATGATGGAGGGCGGCGCATCCAAGAACCCCTGATAGGTGAACATGCCGAAGTAGAGGCCGACGCCGGTCGAGACGATCATGCCGACCAGGATGGCGCTGCGGACTTCCAGCGCAAGCAATACGATGGCAGTTAACAGCCCTGCGCCGGACACAAGCACGCTGGGTGAAGTCAGGCGTCCAATGCCGATCAAGACCGCTTGGTCGTCGACTACGACGCCGCCCCATTGAAACCCCAGCAGGCAGATCATCAGGCCGATTCCCGCGCCGATGGCGATTTTCATGGATTGCGGAATGATGTTCATTATCATGCGGCGCAGTCCGCACGCCGTCAGCGCCAGAAAAAGAAGGCCGCTGATGAATACGGCGCCGAGCGCGGTTTGCCAGGGGATGCTCATCCCCATACAGACGGTGATGGCGAAGAATACGTTCGGCCCGACGCCGGGCGCGAGCGCGATGGGATAGTTGGCGTACAGCCCCATGATGAGGCAAGCGATGGCGGAGGAGATGCACGTCGCCGCCATGACCGCGCCCATGTCCATCCCCGCGAGCGAGAGCAGGGCCGGTTGCATGAAGATGATGTATGACAGAGTAAAAAAGGTTGTTAGTCCGCCTAAGACTTCACGCTGAATGGTGGTTTGGTTGTCTGCAAGATGAAACCAGCGCTCGAACATGATTTATCTCCTGTCATAAAAACGGGCCGACAAAAATATCGGCCCGTTGCGCGTTACTTCACATAATCGGTGGTGAACTACATTCCGGGGTAAGACACCACGACTTTTTGAATCACGAGATCACCAAGGCCGAGGCTGCTCGTGATGGGGCTTTTGCCGATCACTAAACGCAGTGCGCTTGAGTTGAAGGTCAGCGGCGCATAGTTATGTTCGATGACGACTTTGCCGTCGACCGCCAGCCGCGCTTTGCCGTTCATCCAGGTTAAGGTGATCGTTTGGGTGTCATCTGGATACAACGCCACTTCGCCGCTGGGCAATGTCTGTTGATACGAAAGTTCCGGCGTCTGGTCGCTGTAACGAACGTCGTTCGGCGCATCAGGCGGGAAATTTTTGATGGTCCATTGCAGGTCAAAGGTTGAATGAGGGTGCGCCAAATAATTTTTAGCCGCAAGCGTCACCAAGTAGGGATTTTTTGTGACGAATGGCTCGGCGTATTGGCTATCGACGGCTTCAAAGAGGGTTAAAAAGACGCCGCCGTCTTCTAAACGGCTCAAGCCGGATGCTTGAATGGTGATTTGCCCTTGGGGCATCCCCGGTAGATCATAACTGATCTGTCCGTCGGCGCCGGGGCTCCAGCCCACTTTGCAGAAACTACCGCCGTCTTGATGGCCCAGCGTCATGCCGTGGTTTAATTTATCAATAATGTAGGGGTTTTTGGAAACCAATTCTTTGTATGGCGCCTGAATACATCCCATTGCGGCGAACAGAATGACTCCAGCGAGAAATACGGAAACGGCTTTCCCCATGTCGATGCCTCGATTCATGGACGGTTACTCTCCTTTTGGCGAATTCGATTGCGTGGACGAACAGCATAGCGTCCCGGTAACAAATCGTATCATAATTAGCATAAAACGTCTGAAAAGCCTACCGCTGGAGTGCATCTCGGTTCAATATAGTCTATGGTCAAGATTACCTGTACTCAATTTGGGAATGCGGATATGATGAAAATCGACGGTGAATTGGACGCTGAAGCCATCACTGAAGTCGAACGAACCATCTCTCTTATCCGCAGCCAGGGCAGCGTCGATTTGTTATGGATTGGCGAAGGTTTAGGGCATGTCCAGACCCAAGAACTAAACCGCTTGACCCGGACCTTCAGAATTTACCGTCAAATGGGCGGGCGCATTGTGCTCGCCGCGTTTCCCGAGCCTGCGTTGCGCGCCATTGAACGAACAACCTGGAAGCGTTTTATCAATGTGTTCAAAACGGTTGAAGACGCCAAAATATTTTTGCGAATTCCGCCAGAACGCGAACAACCGCTTGATCCAGTTGGTGAAGCGCTGGAAGCCCCCGCGCCCCAATTGGATGAAACGCATTCTGTAACCGACGAAAATGGAGCGGCGGACGGGGCCATCCCGAAACCGCAGGACGAAGACCCGGAGGGAAAAGATACAAATGATTGATGCGCGTAAACGTGATGTGGACGGAGTTACTGTGCTTGATATTTCAGGCACTCTCGATATGGACGGGTTTAATTTGCTGAAAGAAAAATTACAAGAAGTCCGGCAATCCGGCTCTGTTAAAATTGTGTTGAACCTGGAACGACTCCATTCAGTGCAAAGCACCGTTTTGGACGGCATGTTGACGCCCATTCGCGCATTGACCATGATGAAGGGAAAAATTGCGCTTACAACAATGAATGAGTCCGTCCATCGCGTAATGAAAACGTCCCGCTTTTATGAACACGTGATCGTGGCGGATTCTGTCGAAGAGGCTGTTGCTGACTTGAACGTGTAGCGCCGCGTTCGGCAAACACGATTAAACCGGTTCCTCTTTTCCCAACGCGCTGTTGATGCTTTTGATGAGGTCGTTTCGAGTAAACGGTTTCTGTATAAACAAAACGCTTTCATCGAGCACGCCGTGGTGAACGATCACGTTTGACGTGTAGCCTGACATAAAAAGGACTTTCATGTCAGGACGAATGATTTTCACTTTCTCCCAAAGGTCTGTCCCGTTCATTTGAGGCATGACGACGTCGCTAATCATCAAATCGATCGCGATATCCGGCTCCGAACAAATTTCAATGGCGTTTGCTGGGTCATTGGCGACAATGACGATATAGCCCGCTGATTCAAGCATTTTTTGCGTCATTTTGCGAACGAGGTCGTTGTCTTCGACCATTAGGATGGTTTCGCGACCGCTATCTTCTTCTTCAATCTTTAACGGTTTTCGTTCGTCTACCGCTTCGGCAGCGTGAGGGAGATACATTTTAAATGTCGTTCCCTGTCCGGGTTCGCTATAAACATTAATAAACCCATTATTTTGTTTGATGATTCCGTATACGGTCGCAAGGCCAAGCCCGGTGCCTTCGCCAACGCCTTTCGTGGTAAAGAACGGCTCAAATATTTTAGACAGCACGTCTTTGTCGATGCCTGTGCCGCTGTCGCTTACCCCGATGAGGATATATTGTCCTGGTGAAAAATAGACATGTTGGCGGCAATATTCTTCGTCAATGGAGACGTTATCGGTTTCAATGGTTAGTTTGCCGCCTTTGGGCATGGCGTCGCGCGCATTCACTGAGAGGTTAATCAGCAACTGGTCGAGTTGCGACGGATCAAATTTAATACTCCAAAGGCCTTTTTTGGGATAAAAGTTCATCTCGATATGCTCGCCGATGAGATGGACGAGAGACTTGATGGACGTTTGTATACATTGATTGGCATTGATCAATTTGGGCGAAATCATTTGTTTGCGAGAGAAGGCCAATAGTTGTTTTGTGATATCCCTCGCGCGGCAACCTGCTCTGCTAATTTCACGAATGTCAGAACGAATTGGGTTATTTTCATCCAATTGTCCTTCAATTAATTCCGCATAGCCGAGTATGACATTGAGCATATTGTTGAAATCGTGGGCAACGCCGCCGGCAAGCCGTCCAACCGACTCTAACTTTTGCGACTGGCGAAGTTGAAGGGAGAGT
This Candidatus Hinthialibacter antarcticus DNA region includes the following protein-coding sequences:
- a CDS encoding NCS2 family permease, with translation MFERWFHLADNQTTIQREVLGGLTTFFTLSYIIFMQPALLSLAGMDMGAVMAATCISSAIACLIMGLYANYPIALAPGVGPNVFFAITVCMGMSIPWQTALGAVFISGLLFLALTACGLRRMIMNIIPQSMKIAIGAGIGLMICLLGFQWGGVVVDDQAVLIGIGRLTSPSVLVSGAGLLTAIVLLALEVRSAILVGMIVSTGVGLYFGMFTYQGFLDAPPSIMPTLMQMDVMAALNLGFLSIIFVFFIVDLFDTIGTLVGVAELGGFMKDGELPRANQALFADAAGTTIGAMLGTSTVTSYVESSAGISSGARTGLASVVTAALFIAALFFSPLVKMLGSGVESTTGATVYPAIAPALIIVGFLMMRSVKMVPWDDITEAMPAFLTIVMIAFSFSITEGIAFGFISYTLLKSVTGKFKDIHPLMAILSVIFVFRYFFMTI
- a CDS encoding STAS domain-containing protein, producing MIDARKRDVDGVTVLDISGTLDMDGFNLLKEKLQEVRQSGSVKIVLNLERLHSVQSTVLDGMLTPIRALTMMKGKIALTTMNESVHRVMKTSRFYEHVIVADSVEEAVADLNV